In a single window of the Sandaracinaceae bacterium genome:
- a CDS encoding nuclear transport factor 2 family protein has product MKEADSNIEAVSRAFAAIAEGDIDQAVTQLDQDAKWDVAHALPEGGHYEGRDAIREMLRRQQQRLGNFRLLHTTVHGDANTVFFEYTRSPTLDEHAEGSEHCLAACQMTMGKVREIREFVHRA; this is encoded by the coding sequence ATGAAGGAAGCGGACAGCAACATCGAGGCGGTCAGCCGCGCCTTCGCGGCCATCGCCGAGGGCGACATCGACCAAGCGGTGACGCAGCTCGATCAGGACGCCAAGTGGGACGTGGCGCACGCGCTCCCCGAGGGCGGCCACTACGAGGGGCGCGACGCGATCCGGGAGATGCTGCGGCGACAGCAGCAGCGGCTCGGGAACTTCCGACTGCTCCACACGACGGTGCACGGGGACGCGAACACCGTGTTCTTCGAGTACACGCGCTCGCCCACGCTGGACGAGCACGCGGAGGGCTCGGAGCACTGCCTCGCCGCCTGTCAGATGACGATGGGCAAGGTGCGGGAGATCCGGGAGTTCGTGCACCGGGCCTGA
- a CDS encoding TetR/AcrR family transcriptional regulator yields the protein MSARKKKPERRAYHSTLRQKQASFTRQSIVEALAEQVCESGRADFSVAEVAARAEVSERTVYRHFPTRDDLIEGLDEYLEGLEGADLPRDGETLRAHMRRVVRFFEDNAALIEAGHLTQIGREVRQRGRERRRAAIRETMDAWLAPLPARERRRAYAAFATMFGSATWRAMRRELGLGRAETAETMQWVVDLVVDDLSRRVRDAEDP from the coding sequence TTGAGCGCGAGGAAGAAGAAGCCCGAGCGGCGCGCCTATCACAGCACCCTCCGACAGAAGCAAGCCAGCTTCACGCGGCAGAGCATCGTAGAGGCGCTGGCGGAGCAGGTCTGCGAGTCCGGGAGGGCCGACTTCTCGGTGGCGGAGGTCGCGGCCCGCGCGGAGGTCTCCGAGCGCACGGTCTACCGACATTTCCCCACGCGCGACGACCTGATCGAGGGGCTCGACGAGTACCTCGAAGGTCTGGAGGGCGCAGACCTGCCGCGGGATGGCGAGACCCTGCGGGCGCACATGCGGCGGGTCGTGCGTTTCTTCGAGGACAACGCGGCGCTGATCGAGGCCGGTCATCTCACCCAGATCGGTCGAGAGGTGCGGCAGCGTGGCCGCGAGCGAAGGCGCGCGGCCATCCGCGAGACGATGGACGCGTGGCTGGCGCCGCTCCCCGCGCGCGAGCGGCGACGGGCGTACGCGGCCTTCGCCACCATGTTCGGCTCGGCGACCTGGCGCGCGATGCGCAGGGAGCTCGGGCTCGGTCGCGCCGAGACGGCGGAGACCATGCAGTGGGTCGTGGATCTGGTCGTCGACGATCTCTCGCGGCGCGTTCGAGACGCGGAGGATCCGTGA
- a CDS encoding GNAT family protein, with translation MSWPQPAYVVRTERLVIRCYERGDVDAVHAGIVSNKDALLPWMSWFQNEPMTREERAAQLRRFRGSFDVGKDFFYGVFSKDDGAFLGGTGLHPRGGGGVLEIGYWIVPARWGQGLAFEVAAALTRVGFEVMEARRIEIRVAPHNARSVAIPRKLGYREEGLIRGVGENADGSFGDLVLFGMLQAELPDSCAAKAHLEIERFSVPD, from the coding sequence ATGAGCTGGCCTCAACCCGCCTACGTCGTCCGGACCGAGCGCCTGGTGATCCGCTGCTACGAGCGCGGCGACGTCGACGCGGTCCACGCCGGGATCGTCTCCAACAAGGACGCGCTGCTCCCCTGGATGAGCTGGTTCCAGAACGAGCCGATGACGCGTGAGGAGCGCGCCGCGCAGCTGAGGCGCTTCCGAGGCAGCTTCGACGTCGGCAAGGACTTTTTCTATGGTGTGTTCTCGAAGGACGACGGCGCGTTCCTCGGGGGCACGGGCCTCCACCCGAGGGGCGGCGGCGGCGTCCTGGAGATCGGCTACTGGATCGTGCCGGCGCGGTGGGGGCAGGGCCTGGCGTTCGAGGTCGCCGCGGCTCTGACCCGCGTGGGCTTCGAGGTGATGGAGGCGCGCCGCATCGAGATCCGCGTCGCCCCCCACAACGCGCGGAGCGTCGCGATCCCTCGCAAGCTGGGCTACCGCGAAGAGGGCCTGATCCGCGGGGTCGGGGAGAACGCCGACGGAAGCTTCGGCGACCTCGTCTTGTTCGGCATGCTGCAGGCCGAGCTTCCCGACAGCTGCGCCGCCAAGGCGCACCTCGAGATCGAGCGCTTCTCGGTGCCCGACTGA
- a CDS encoding MnmC family methyltransferase, whose product MSGSHEVVLTTGNARAMLDREVGEVMHPVVGPLVEAPQLYIEPSRIAERLSSDVEAPLVLFDVGLGAGSNAIAAWRVSEAREAPGRRLHIVSFDRTTAGLALAVEPDNAAAFDLEGQAGDAARALLETGRHETDATTWTLALGELPDTLAGGPWGPADVVYWDAYSPRANPRLWTVAAFEALRVACGPQVHVHTYSAATATRSALLLAGFCVGTGGASASKSQTTIAAMRREDLSDPLGERWLERLGRSSAPWPTDAPPDAMSRVRAHRQFSGCQLAD is encoded by the coding sequence GTGAGCGGCTCGCACGAGGTCGTCCTCACGACGGGGAACGCCCGCGCGATGCTCGACCGCGAGGTCGGAGAGGTGATGCACCCCGTGGTCGGCCCGCTCGTGGAGGCGCCGCAGCTCTACATCGAGCCGTCGCGCATCGCCGAGCGGCTGTCCTCGGATGTCGAGGCGCCGCTCGTGCTCTTCGACGTGGGGCTCGGCGCGGGCTCCAACGCCATCGCCGCGTGGCGCGTCTCCGAGGCGCGCGAGGCGCCTGGCCGACGGCTCCACATCGTGAGCTTCGATCGCACCACGGCCGGCCTGGCGCTCGCGGTCGAGCCCGACAACGCTGCGGCCTTCGACCTCGAAGGACAGGCGGGCGACGCCGCGCGCGCGCTCCTCGAGACGGGGCGCCACGAGACCGACGCGACGACGTGGACGCTCGCGCTCGGCGAGCTGCCCGACACCCTGGCCGGCGGCCCGTGGGGCCCGGCCGACGTCGTCTACTGGGACGCGTACTCTCCGCGCGCCAACCCTCGCCTGTGGACGGTCGCGGCGTTCGAGGCGCTGCGCGTCGCCTGTGGTCCGCAGGTACACGTGCACACCTACAGTGCCGCGACGGCGACCCGCTCCGCGCTCCTGCTCGCCGGCTTCTGCGTGGGCACGGGCGGCGCGTCGGCGTCGAAGTCGCAGACCACCATCGCGGCCATGCGACGCGAGGATCTCTCCGATCCGCTCGGCGAGCGCTGGCTCGAGAGGCTCGGCCGCTCGAGCGCGCCCTGGCCCACCGACGCGCCGCCCGACGCGATGTCGCGAGTCCGCGCGCATCGCCAGTTCTCGGGCTGCCAGCTCGCCGACTGA
- a CDS encoding c-type cytochrome, with protein sequence MRRVRVIGKWIGVLLGGLALTGLVLFGVATWAYGSRAEARYRPAPHELEIPALDEESREEAARLYRARGCADCHGDDGAGAVLIDAPPLFVAGPNLTTSVTSMSGSALHGLIRRGVKPSGEPVFFMPSHEYVRMPDEELGLIVAHIRSLPTRDGGPPPSELRPLGRVLALFGVFDSPLLPAEVIDQDAPPSPLSDAELGEYLAAGCRGCHGQGLSGGPIPGAPEEETGIPRNLTPHETGLAGWSLEDLRTALRTGQTPNGPLNTQMMPVSATRHMSDREIEALYAYLQSVEPRPFGGR encoded by the coding sequence ATGCGTCGCGTACGAGTCATCGGGAAGTGGATCGGGGTCTTGCTCGGGGGCCTCGCGCTCACGGGGTTGGTGCTCTTCGGCGTCGCGACCTGGGCCTACGGGTCACGGGCGGAGGCGCGCTACCGTCCCGCGCCGCACGAGCTCGAGATCCCGGCGCTGGACGAAGAGAGCCGTGAAGAGGCGGCGCGACTCTACCGAGCGCGTGGGTGCGCGGACTGTCATGGGGACGACGGGGCGGGCGCGGTGCTCATCGACGCGCCGCCGCTCTTCGTCGCGGGACCCAACCTCACCACGTCGGTGACGAGCATGTCGGGGAGCGCGCTGCACGGGCTGATCCGACGCGGGGTCAAGCCGTCGGGGGAGCCGGTCTTCTTCATGCCGTCGCACGAATACGTGCGCATGCCCGACGAGGAGCTCGGGCTGATCGTCGCGCACATCCGCTCGCTGCCGACGCGAGACGGAGGGCCTCCTCCGAGTGAGCTGCGTCCGCTCGGTCGAGTGCTCGCTCTGTTCGGCGTGTTCGACTCGCCGCTCCTTCCCGCAGAGGTGATCGACCAGGACGCGCCACCCTCGCCGCTGAGCGACGCGGAGCTGGGCGAGTATCTGGCCGCGGGCTGTCGCGGCTGCCACGGGCAGGGCCTCTCGGGCGGTCCCATCCCGGGCGCCCCGGAGGAGGAGACGGGCATCCCGCGCAACCTCACGCCCCACGAGACGGGGCTCGCGGGCTGGAGCCTCGAAGACCTGAGGACCGCGCTGCGGACGGGCCAGACGCCGAACGGCCCGCTCAACACGCAGATGATGCCGGTGAGCGCGACGCGCCACATGAGCGACCGTGAGATCGAGGCGCTCTACGCCTACTTGCAGTCGGTGGAGCCGCGCCCGTTCGGCGGACGTTGA
- a CDS encoding TerB family tellurite resistance protein codes for MNAIEAMSTWIGALSRGGVLMGYEEEEGAQLALDVLGLERLEALRAWFSSQTRDVVERERRGAVHACIWMAQADRELATDEIEFLERVIADSELPPKVQEEMSGALDEPLELEDVAEELTQRGLRELVLGLSWQLAFADGALDDDERTAHEELAEVFGVDEERAEEIREAVLG; via the coding sequence ATGAACGCGATCGAAGCGATGTCGACCTGGATAGGCGCGCTCTCCCGGGGGGGAGTGCTGATGGGGTACGAGGAAGAAGAGGGTGCCCAGCTCGCCCTCGACGTCCTGGGGCTCGAGCGCCTGGAGGCCCTCCGGGCGTGGTTCTCGTCGCAGACCCGTGACGTCGTCGAGCGAGAGCGCCGCGGCGCCGTGCACGCGTGCATCTGGATGGCCCAGGCCGACCGAGAGCTCGCCACCGACGAGATCGAGTTCCTCGAGCGCGTCATCGCAGACAGCGAGCTGCCCCCGAAGGTGCAAGAGGAGATGTCGGGCGCGCTCGACGAGCCGCTCGAGCTCGAGGACGTGGCCGAGGAGCTGACGCAGCGCGGGCTCCGGGAGCTCGTGCTGGGCCTCAGCTGGCAGCTGGCCTTCGCCGACGGCGCGCTCGACGACGACGAGCGCACCGCGCACGAAGAGCTGGCCGAGGTCTTCGGTGTGGACGAGGAGCGCGCGGAGGAGATCCGCGAGGCCGTCCTCGGCTGA
- the tgt gene encoding tRNA guanosine(34) transglycosylase Tgt: MGLTFNVGVRDAGTSARRGALVTSHGQVETPAFMTVGTRATVTGLDPADLASVGTQVVLGNTYHLMLRPGPEAFERVGGIHAFMGWDGPVLTDSGGFQIFSLEGDRTITEEGARFRSYIDGRTHMLSPERSIAIQSAIGSDIMMVLDECVDSRAPEAQVRAAMERTHRWAVRSLEARTNPEQALFAIVQGGVIPALRRESSDFLTALPFDGFAMGGLAVGDTRADREAITELAAELLPADKPRYLMGVGTPADLLVAMRAGIDMFDCMLPTHLAWQGTAFTSTGRVKITRGAYAQADEPLDPSCDCRACAGFSRSYLHHLFKCKEPLGTRLLSLHNLTHYNALMREARAAIEAGTYDAYSRAKLEQIDQHAHSGHRHDGRALR; this comes from the coding sequence ATGGGTCTGACCTTCAACGTCGGCGTGCGCGACGCGGGCACGAGCGCGCGGCGGGGCGCGCTGGTCACCTCGCACGGGCAGGTCGAGACGCCGGCGTTCATGACCGTGGGGACGCGGGCGACGGTGACCGGGCTCGATCCCGCGGACCTCGCCTCGGTGGGCACGCAGGTGGTGCTCGGGAACACGTACCACCTGATGCTGCGGCCCGGGCCGGAGGCGTTCGAGCGGGTGGGGGGGATCCACGCGTTCATGGGGTGGGACGGGCCCGTGCTCACCGACTCCGGCGGCTTCCAGATCTTCTCGCTCGAGGGGGACCGGACGATCACGGAGGAGGGCGCGCGCTTCCGCAGCTACATCGACGGGCGCACGCACATGCTCTCGCCGGAGCGCTCGATCGCGATCCAGAGCGCGATCGGCTCGGACATCATGATGGTGCTCGACGAGTGCGTGGACTCCCGGGCGCCCGAGGCGCAGGTGCGGGCGGCGATGGAGCGCACGCACCGCTGGGCGGTGCGCAGCCTCGAGGCGCGTACGAATCCGGAGCAAGCGCTCTTTGCGATCGTGCAGGGAGGCGTGATCCCCGCGCTGCGTCGGGAGTCGTCGGACTTCCTCACCGCGCTGCCGTTCGACGGCTTCGCGATGGGCGGCCTGGCCGTCGGAGACACGCGCGCGGATCGGGAGGCGATCACGGAGCTGGCGGCCGAGCTGCTCCCGGCGGACAAGCCGCGCTACCTGATGGGCGTGGGCACGCCAGCGGATCTGCTGGTGGCGATGCGGGCGGGGATCGACATGTTCGACTGCATGCTGCCGACGCATCTGGCCTGGCAGGGGACGGCGTTCACCTCGACCGGGCGCGTGAAGATCACGCGCGGCGCCTACGCGCAGGCCGATGAGCCGCTCGATCCGAGCTGCGACTGCCGGGCGTGCGCGGGCTTCAGCCGCAGCTACCTGCACCACCTGTTCAAGTGCAAGGAGCCGCTCGGGACGCGCTTGCTCTCGCTGCACAACCTCACGCACTACAACGCGCTGATGCGCGAGGCCCGCGCGGCGATCGAGGCGGGCACCTACGACGCGTACTCGCGCGCGAAGCTCGAGCAGATCGATCAGCACGCGCACAGCGGTCATCGCCACGATGGACGGGCCCTCCGGTGA
- a CDS encoding serine/threonine-protein kinase, translating into MGQAALPNAGDLIGVRYRIESLLGQGGMGAVFAAVNQATGRAVAIKWMLPGAARSQEAVARFLAEARATAKIEHPNVIQILDVGQDGDAPFLVMERLRGESLSERLERAGRLTADEALRVMIPACKGVSEAHAEGIIHRDLKPDNIFLCQGKDGSPRPPKVLDFGISKLFDDDQPGQGAPMTRTGIAMGTPWYMSPEQINAAGTPDARYDVYAMGVVLYECLAGRPPYNADGLFELVQQIASGQAPPLRALVPDVPPDLEAATMRAMHVDRNQRPPTMKDMVAELERIQARMQSGQPAPQIPQTAGAMMHAPQYTPAPVGGTGPMGGGGWTPASGGGYGAPPSGSTATPMQAQSSGGGMKIAIVALVALLGLGLLTVVGGGVAWFALSGSDDAGGGGATGGGTTGGGGILGGGNPLQPSNPRDPQIDLTFTGTCNPRFDARRMVTGSADSVNVMSSSAGGLTGSVQLYFPNDVTGTVQLSTQQRMDTQSAINVMVGQSIWTNMTMDVMAVRNGRIPDPVSGTLVVHSFDAELATVDLEFRNVNLQNMRDGSICTMNGRLRTSGTTYGM; encoded by the coding sequence ATGGGCCAGGCAGCGCTACCCAACGCAGGCGATCTCATCGGCGTCCGCTACCGCATCGAGTCCCTGCTGGGACAGGGCGGGATGGGCGCCGTCTTCGCCGCCGTCAACCAGGCGACGGGCCGCGCGGTCGCCATCAAGTGGATGCTGCCCGGCGCGGCGCGCTCGCAGGAGGCGGTGGCGCGCTTCCTCGCCGAGGCCCGCGCGACGGCAAAGATCGAGCACCCCAACGTCATCCAGATCCTCGACGTCGGGCAGGACGGCGACGCGCCCTTCCTCGTGATGGAGCGCCTGCGCGGAGAGTCCCTGTCCGAGCGGCTCGAGCGGGCCGGCCGCCTCACCGCCGACGAGGCGCTCCGCGTGATGATCCCGGCCTGCAAGGGGGTCTCCGAGGCGCACGCCGAGGGCATCATTCACCGCGACCTCAAGCCCGACAACATCTTCCTCTGTCAGGGCAAGGACGGCTCGCCGCGCCCCCCCAAGGTGCTCGACTTCGGCATCTCCAAGCTCTTCGACGACGACCAGCCGGGGCAGGGCGCGCCGATGACGCGCACCGGCATCGCGATGGGCACGCCCTGGTACATGTCGCCCGAGCAGATCAACGCCGCCGGTACGCCGGACGCGCGCTACGACGTCTACGCGATGGGCGTGGTGCTCTACGAGTGCCTCGCGGGCCGGCCACCCTACAACGCCGACGGGCTGTTCGAGCTGGTGCAGCAGATCGCGTCGGGTCAGGCGCCGCCGCTCCGCGCGCTCGTGCCCGACGTGCCGCCGGACCTCGAGGCGGCGACGATGCGCGCGATGCACGTCGACCGAAATCAGCGACCGCCGACGATGAAGGACATGGTCGCGGAGCTCGAGCGCATCCAGGCGCGCATGCAGAGCGGGCAGCCCGCGCCGCAGATCCCGCAGACGGCGGGCGCGATGATGCACGCGCCGCAGTACACGCCCGCGCCCGTCGGCGGGACCGGTCCGATGGGTGGGGGCGGCTGGACGCCCGCCTCCGGCGGGGGCTATGGCGCGCCGCCGAGCGGCTCGACCGCGACGCCCATGCAGGCCCAGTCGAGCGGCGGCGGGATGAAGATCGCGATCGTCGCCCTGGTCGCGCTGCTCGGGCTCGGGCTCCTCACGGTGGTGGGCGGCGGTGTCGCGTGGTTCGCGCTCAGCGGCAGCGACGACGCTGGCGGCGGCGGCGCGACGGGAGGAGGGACCACCGGCGGCGGTGGCATCCTCGGCGGCGGCAACCCGCTCCAGCCGAGCAACCCGCGCGATCCGCAGATCGATCTCACCTTCACCGGCACGTGCAACCCGCGCTTCGACGCGCGACGCATGGTCACGGGCAGCGCCGACAGCGTCAACGTGATGTCCAGCAGCGCGGGCGGGCTCACGGGCTCGGTCCAGCTCTACTTCCCGAACGACGTGACGGGCACGGTGCAGCTCTCGACGCAGCAGCGCATGGACACGCAGTCGGCCATCAACGTGATGGTGGGCCAGTCCATCTGGACGAACATGACCATGGACGTGATGGCGGTGCGGAACGGGCGCATCCCCGATCCGGTCAGCGGCACCCTGGTCGTCCACTCCTTCGACGCGGAGCTCGCGACGGTGGATCTCGAGTTTCGGAACGTGAACCTGCAGAACATGCGCGACGGCTCCATCTGCACGATGAACGGGCGCCTGCGCACGAGCGGCACGACCTACGGCATGTGA
- a CDS encoding MBL fold metallo-hydrolase: MASDTVIDEIADGVYRVHTPFEAPSLPGGFSFNQYLVMDDQPLLFHSGLRGIFPRVKAAVERVVPAKKIAFFAVSHFEADECGALNAWLEAAPGATAVCSEVGAMVSLGDYADRAPRGLADGERLTLGARTLTWLDAPHLPHGWDCGYMFDAHSATLLCGDLFTQPGSGSEALVEGDILGPSEAFRKPMDYYAHAPDTRALLAKLGETRPTTLACMHGSAWRGDGAALLAALADALEGGT; encoded by the coding sequence ATGGCGTCGGATACGGTGATCGACGAGATCGCGGACGGAGTCTACCGGGTGCACACGCCTTTCGAGGCGCCGTCCTTGCCGGGCGGCTTCTCGTTCAATCAGTACCTGGTGATGGATGATCAGCCGCTGCTATTTCACAGCGGGTTGCGCGGGATCTTCCCGCGGGTGAAGGCGGCGGTGGAGCGGGTCGTCCCGGCGAAGAAGATCGCGTTCTTCGCCGTCTCGCACTTCGAAGCGGACGAGTGCGGCGCGCTGAACGCGTGGCTGGAGGCGGCGCCGGGCGCGACCGCGGTGTGCAGCGAGGTCGGCGCGATGGTCTCGCTCGGGGACTACGCCGACCGGGCGCCCCGCGGCCTCGCGGATGGGGAGCGGCTCACCCTGGGCGCGCGCACCCTGACGTGGCTCGACGCGCCCCACCTGCCCCACGGCTGGGACTGCGGCTACATGTTCGACGCGCACAGCGCGACGCTGCTCTGCGGCGACCTCTTCACGCAGCCCGGCTCGGGGTCGGAGGCGCTGGTGGAGGGAGACATCCTCGGCCCGAGCGAGGCGTTCCGAAAGCCGATGGACTACTACGCGCATGCGCCCGACACCCGCGCGTTGCTGGCCAAGCTGGGGGAGACGCGCCCGACCACGCTCGCGTGCATGCACGGCAGCGCGTGGCGCGGTGACGGGGCGGCGCTCCTGGCCGCGCTCGCGGACGCGCTCGAAGGGGGCACGTGA